The proteins below are encoded in one region of Bacillus vallismortis:
- a CDS encoding pectate lyase family protein has translation MKKVMLATALLLGLTPAGANAADLGHQTLRSNDGWGAYSTGTTGGSKASSSNVYTVSNRNQLVSALGKDTNTTPKIIYIKGTIDMNVDDNLKPLDADDYADPKYDLNKYLKAYDPSTWGKKEPSGTLEEARERSQKNQKARVLVDIPANTTIVGSGSNAKIVGGNFQIKSDNVIIRNIEFQDAYDYFPQWDPTDGSSGNWNSQYDNITINGGTHIWIDHCTFNDGSRPDSTSPKYFGRKYQHHDGQTDVSNGANYITMSYNYYHDHDKSSIFGSSDSKTSDDGKLKVTLHHNRYKNIVQRAPRVRFGQVHVYNNYYEGSKSSSGYAFSYAWGIGKSSKIYAQNNVIDVPGLSAEKTISVFKGGTALYDSGTLLNGTQISASAANGLSSSVGWKPSLHGTIDASANVKSNVMSQAGAGKLN, from the coding sequence ATGAAAAAAGTGATGTTAGCTACGGCCCTATTGTTAGGGTTGACTCCAGCTGGCGCGAATGCGGCGGATTTAGGCCATCAGACGTTACGGTCAAATGATGGCTGGGGCGCGTACTCGACGGGCACGACAGGCGGATCAAAAGCATCGTCGTCGAACGTGTATACCGTCAGCAACAGAAACCAACTTGTCTCTGCATTAGGCAAGGACACCAATACAACGCCAAAAATCATTTATATCAAGGGAACGATTGATATGAATGTCGATGACAATCTGAAACCGCTTGACGCAGATGATTATGCAGATCCAAAGTACGACTTGAACAAATATTTAAAAGCTTATGATCCAAGCACATGGGGCAAAAAAGAGCCATCCGGCACACTGGAAGAAGCCAGAGAACGTTCTCAAAAAAACCAAAAAGCACGAGTGCTGGTTGACATTCCTGCGAATACAACGATTGTCGGTTCAGGGTCAAATGCCAAAATCGTGGGCGGAAACTTCCAAATCAAGAGTGATAATGTCATTATCCGCAACATCGAATTCCAGGATGCTTATGACTATTTTCCGCAATGGGACCCGACTGACGGGAGCTCAGGAAACTGGAACTCACAATATGACAACATCACAATCAATGGCGGCACGCATATATGGATAGACCATTGCACATTTAATGACGGATCCCGTCCTGACAGCACATCGCCAAAGTATTTCGGCAGAAAATATCAGCACCATGACGGCCAAACCGATGTTTCTAACGGTGCCAACTATATCACGATGTCTTACAATTATTATCACGACCATGATAAAAGCTCCATTTTCGGATCAAGCGACAGCAAAACCTCCGATGATGGCAAATTAAAAGTTACGCTTCACCATAACCGCTACAAAAATATCGTTCAGCGCGCACCAAGAGTCCGTTTCGGGCAAGTGCACGTATACAACAACTATTATGAAGGCAGCAAAAGCTCCTCCGGCTATGCTTTCAGTTATGCGTGGGGGATCGGCAAGTCATCTAAAATCTATGCTCAAAACAATGTCATTGACGTACCGGGACTGTCAGCTGAGAAAACAATCAGCGTGTTTAAGGGCGGGACGGCTTTATATGACTCAGGCACACTGTTGAATGGCACGCAGATCAGCGCATCAGCTGCAAATGGGCTCAGTT